One stretch of Marinobacterium iners DNA includes these proteins:
- a CDS encoding HDOD domain-containing protein, producing MSVDIGTLSEMSTPAQQVRLVLLHDRQGKVLALLPPSRMLDLTSVAKLYGRELQAARVDDAQRFFTQPGLQTEAGQAKLLSLPLLLDSSLGEAPLSCNELHSGLCFTLSSVPTHDQVSRGQVSCDPATSGVGSAGLDDATVITRAVERFTSLRVQQRLEDTLGLPGLSQTMRKIVMLRSDPEAGVDELVPVVKLDPSLSAQVMGWASSPYYAAPGRVRSIEDAIIRVLGFDLVINLALGVAMGQVLRLPEDTPRGTVPYWEQAVYTATLSEKLARSIPLERRPRPGLAYLAGLLHNFGYLVLGHLFPPHFSRLSRHIEANPQLEQSLIEQEVLHVTREQVGGWLLESWKLPAEVSVAVRYQHEPGFEGEHAEYARLLYLASRLLRQHGMSAGPAGPLPDEVVQELGLQQADLEQAMLVLKADAEGLSQLSDLFSGSVS from the coding sequence TTGTCTGTAGATATCGGCACACTCTCAGAGATGAGCACCCCGGCACAGCAGGTTCGGCTGGTGCTGCTGCATGATCGTCAGGGTAAGGTATTGGCGCTGCTGCCTCCGTCACGGATGCTGGACCTGACCTCGGTAGCGAAACTGTATGGGCGCGAGCTTCAGGCTGCACGAGTGGATGATGCGCAACGCTTTTTTACTCAGCCGGGTCTGCAGACAGAGGCCGGTCAGGCAAAACTACTGTCGTTGCCGTTGCTGCTCGACAGTAGCCTTGGCGAAGCGCCACTGAGTTGCAACGAGCTTCATTCCGGTCTCTGTTTTACACTCAGCAGCGTGCCCACGCACGACCAGGTCAGTCGCGGTCAGGTCAGTTGTGATCCGGCAACCAGCGGTGTGGGTAGCGCTGGGCTGGATGATGCGACCGTGATCACCCGGGCCGTTGAGCGATTCACCAGTTTGCGGGTTCAGCAACGACTGGAAGATACGCTGGGTCTGCCGGGTCTGTCTCAGACCATGCGCAAGATTGTAATGCTGCGCTCCGACCCGGAAGCCGGCGTGGATGAGCTGGTGCCGGTCGTGAAGCTGGACCCGAGTCTGTCTGCACAGGTGATGGGCTGGGCGTCTTCACCCTATTATGCTGCCCCCGGACGCGTACGCTCAATCGAGGACGCGATCATTCGGGTATTGGGGTTCGACCTGGTAATCAACCTGGCGCTGGGGGTTGCCATGGGGCAGGTGCTGCGGCTGCCCGAAGATACTCCACGGGGTACAGTGCCCTACTGGGAGCAGGCTGTTTATACGGCTACGCTGAGCGAAAAGCTGGCGCGATCCATTCCGCTGGAGCGACGGCCCCGTCCAGGGCTGGCCTATCTGGCTGGCTTGTTGCACAACTTTGGTTATCTGGTGTTGGGGCATCTGTTCCCGCCTCACTTTTCGCGCCTGTCACGTCATATCGAGGCCAACCCTCAGCTGGAGCAAAGCCTGATTGAGCAGGAAGTGTTGCATGTGACCCGTGAGCAGGTGGGTGGGTGGTTGCTGGAAAGCTGGAAGCTGCCGGCTGAAGTGTCGGTTGCGGTACGCTATCAGCATGAACCCGGCTTTGAAGGTGAGCACGCGGAGTATGCGCGCCTGCTGTATCTGGCCAGCCGGCTGCTGCGTCAGCATGGCATGAGTGCAGGTCCGGCAGGGCCGCTGCCGGATGAGGTGGTCCAGGAGCTGGGCCTGCAGCAGGCGGACCTGGAACAGGCCATGCTGGTGCTGAAAGCCGATGCGGAAGGGCTGTCGCAGCTGTCTGATCTATTCAGCGGTTCAGTGAGCTGA
- the rpoZ gene encoding DNA-directed RNA polymerase subunit omega, whose amino-acid sequence MARVTVEDCLENVENRFELVMIASKRARQIAVGGKDPKVDWENDKPTVVALREIAEKLVDRSVLDEQVQR is encoded by the coding sequence ATGGCACGAGTAACCGTTGAAGATTGTCTGGAAAATGTCGAAAACCGTTTTGAATTGGTGATGATCGCATCTAAGCGTGCACGCCAGATCGCAGTTGGCGGCAAGGACCCCAAGGTCGATTGGGAAAACGATAAGCCCACCGTTGTTGCCCTGCGTGAAATCGCTGAAAAACTGGTCGATCGCAGCGTGCTGGATGAGCAGGTACAGCGCTGA
- a CDS encoding TRAP transporter large permease produces the protein MTAIMVSTMIVLLLLGFPMMIPLIVAAFIGFYSMFGGFDQMDFMIQQFMAGIRPTSLIAVPMFILAADIMTRGHSADRLIDMVMKFIGHVRGGLAISTATACTLFGAVSGSTQATVVAVGSPLRPKMLKAGYKDSFVLALIINASDIAFLIPPSIGMIIYGVVSNTSISELFIAGVGPGLLILGMFALYSYIYACINRVPTEEKASWPERWQAVRKAIWPLGFPVIIVGGIYGGIFSPTEAAAVCVLYAVILEFIVFRALKPAELYKIAKSTGLITAVVFILVAAGAAFSWIISFAQIPQTIIASLGLADASPTGVLIAICIAFFIGCMFVDPIVVILVLVPIFAPLVASAGLDPVLVGVLITLQVAIGSATPPFGCDIFTAIAIFRRPYIEVIKGTPPFVFMLILAAALLIIFPQISLFLRDLAFG, from the coding sequence ATGACCGCCATTATGGTCAGTACCATGATCGTGCTGTTGCTGCTTGGATTTCCGATGATGATTCCGCTGATTGTTGCGGCTTTCATCGGTTTTTACAGCATGTTTGGCGGCTTTGATCAGATGGATTTCATGATCCAGCAGTTTATGGCCGGCATTCGTCCTACCTCCCTGATCGCAGTTCCCATGTTTATTCTGGCTGCGGACATCATGACCCGAGGGCACTCGGCGGATCGTTTGATCGATATGGTGATGAAGTTCATTGGCCACGTACGGGGCGGGCTGGCGATCAGTACAGCGACCGCCTGCACCCTGTTCGGAGCTGTTTCCGGCTCAACACAGGCAACCGTAGTCGCCGTCGGCTCCCCCCTGCGCCCAAAAATGCTCAAGGCAGGTTACAAGGACAGCTTCGTGCTGGCGCTGATCATCAACGCCAGCGATATCGCTTTCCTTATCCCCCCCAGCATCGGCATGATCATCTATGGTGTGGTATCCAACACCTCAATTTCTGAACTGTTTATCGCAGGTGTCGGGCCGGGTTTGCTGATTCTTGGCATGTTTGCACTCTACAGTTATATCTATGCCTGCATTAACCGAGTGCCCACAGAGGAAAAAGCCAGCTGGCCCGAGCGCTGGCAGGCCGTGCGCAAGGCGATTTGGCCCTTGGGCTTTCCGGTCATCATTGTGGGCGGTATCTATGGCGGTATATTCAGCCCGACCGAAGCGGCAGCTGTGTGTGTCCTCTATGCCGTAATCCTCGAATTCATCGTGTTCAGGGCTCTCAAACCCGCTGAGCTGTACAAGATTGCCAAGTCGACCGGCCTTATCACGGCGGTTGTGTTCATTCTGGTGGCGGCCGGAGCGGCCTTTTCCTGGATCATCTCCTTCGCGCAGATACCCCAAACCATTATCGCCTCACTGGGGCTGGCCGATGCCAGCCCTACAGGGGTGCTGATCGCGATCTGTATAGCGTTTTTTATCGGCTGCATGTTTGTCGATCCGATCGTGGTGATTCTGGTACTGGTGCCGATCTTTGCCCCGCTGGTCGCTTCGGCAGGGCTTGATCCTGTGCTGGTTGGGGTGTTGATTACGCTGCAGGTGGCCATTGGTTCCGCTACCCCGCCGTTTGGCTGCGATATATTCACCGCGATCGCCATATTCAGGCGTCCCTATATTGAAGTGATCAAAGGCACTCCTCCTTTTGTCTTCATGCTGATACTGGCTGCGGCCTTGCTGATCATCTTCCCGCAGATCTCTCTGTTCCTGCGTGACCTGGCGTTTGGCTGA
- the ggt gene encoding gamma-glutamyltransferase — MSIFRQAIIALLALQIPFLWAADESIAPESATGWQHPQRVIAEDSLVVTAHPLATEAGFDMLRQGGTAVDAAIAVQAMLTLVEPQSSGLGGGAFLLYWDQSSQTLHAYDGRETAPADVTENLFLQSDGSTMPWHEALVGGRSVGVPGVLRMLELAHQRHGRLDWSMLFDASIARAEQGFHIGNRLHKLISDRVNPGLDRYAASRQYFFDHSGAPLPAGALLRNPELAESLRLIAAQGADALYHGPIADQILTSISEAKDNPGMISRTDLASYVARERKPICLPYREYRVCGFPPPTSGGVTLLQILGLLQHTPLAALPHDSSGFAHLFTQASRLAYADRGRYLADPDFVEVPTAALLDPTYLRQRASLISSEHDMGQAQPGQPMELPRADDRSPELPSTSHFVIRDRYGNLLSMTSSIEMAFGSTLMAGGFLLNNQLTDFSFIPEINGVPVANRVEPGKRPRSSMAPVMVFNADNRPIAALGSPGGSRIINYVAQTLLLMLHTDMSLQEILYQPNISNRNGDTELEEATSAEQLLFELRDMGHRVSIRELNSGVHAIRQRSDGRWESGVDPRREGKALGR, encoded by the coding sequence ATGAGCATTTTTCGCCAAGCAATTATCGCCCTGCTGGCTTTGCAGATCCCTTTCCTCTGGGCTGCTGATGAGTCGATCGCACCGGAAAGCGCTACCGGCTGGCAACACCCCCAGCGCGTCATCGCTGAGGATTCGCTGGTGGTCACGGCTCACCCACTGGCGACTGAAGCGGGCTTTGATATGCTCCGCCAGGGCGGCACCGCTGTGGATGCAGCCATCGCTGTTCAGGCAATGCTGACCTTGGTCGAGCCCCAGTCTTCTGGCCTTGGTGGCGGTGCCTTTCTGCTCTACTGGGACCAGTCCAGCCAAACATTGCACGCCTATGATGGCCGTGAAACCGCCCCGGCTGACGTCACTGAAAATCTCTTCCTACAATCTGACGGTAGCACTATGCCATGGCATGAAGCGCTTGTTGGCGGGCGCTCAGTTGGGGTTCCGGGAGTATTGCGGATGCTTGAACTGGCCCATCAGCGCCATGGCAGACTGGACTGGTCGATGCTGTTTGACGCCAGCATTGCCCGTGCCGAGCAGGGGTTCCATATCGGTAACCGGTTACACAAACTGATCTCAGACAGAGTCAATCCCGGGCTGGATCGCTATGCGGCCAGTCGCCAGTACTTTTTTGACCACTCCGGTGCGCCGCTGCCTGCCGGAGCTCTGCTGCGTAACCCTGAACTGGCCGAATCGTTGCGACTGATCGCCGCCCAAGGGGCGGACGCCCTGTATCACGGTCCTATTGCAGACCAGATTCTAACCAGCATATCCGAGGCTAAAGACAACCCGGGCATGATCAGCCGAACGGATCTGGCGAGCTATGTTGCACGGGAACGCAAGCCGATATGTTTGCCCTATCGCGAATACCGTGTCTGTGGCTTTCCACCACCGACTTCGGGTGGTGTGACGCTGCTGCAAATACTGGGCCTGCTGCAGCACACTCCGTTGGCTGCACTGCCTCACGACAGTAGTGGCTTTGCTCATCTGTTTACCCAGGCCAGCCGCCTGGCCTATGCCGACCGGGGTCGCTACCTAGCTGATCCGGACTTTGTGGAGGTCCCAACAGCGGCGCTCCTCGATCCCACATACTTGCGCCAGCGCGCCAGCCTGATCAGCTCTGAGCACGACATGGGGCAGGCCCAGCCAGGCCAGCCAATGGAACTGCCCCGTGCCGATGACCGCTCGCCCGAGTTGCCGTCAACCAGCCACTTCGTCATTCGAGACAGATATGGCAACCTGCTGTCGATGACCAGCAGTATTGAGATGGCATTCGGCTCGACCCTGATGGCAGGGGGCTTTCTGCTCAACAATCAGCTCACTGACTTTTCCTTTATCCCCGAGATCAACGGCGTGCCAGTGGCTAACCGGGTTGAACCAGGCAAGCGCCCACGCAGCTCAATGGCACCGGTGATGGTATTCAACGCCGATAATCGCCCGATCGCTGCGCTCGGCTCTCCTGGTGGCAGTCGTATCATCAACTATGTGGCACAAACTCTCCTGCTGATGCTGCATACCGATATGTCACTGCAGGAGATCCTCTACCAGCCCAATATAAGTAACCGTAACGGCGATACCGAACTGGAGGAAGCCACCTCCGCCGAGCAACTGCTGTTCGAGCTCAGGGATATGGGGCATCGCGTAAGCATTCGGGAACTCAACAGCGGAGTACACGCCATTCGTCAACGGTCCGATGGTCGCTGGGAGTCGGGGGTCGATCCGCGCCGCGAGGGAAAGGCACTGGGACGCTGA
- a CDS encoding ATP-binding cassette domain-containing protein, whose amino-acid sequence MIQIQNLSLHRGTQQLLAQTSLTFHAGWKVGIVGANGVGKSSLFKLLLGQLQPDGGELQLPSRLRIAHMAQEVDTSERSALDYVVDGDHRLRAVEAALAVAEAEHQANRIGELHAELDAMDGYRAEARAHQLLAGLGFAPDDAGRPVNSFSGGWRIRLNLAQALMCPSDLLLLDEPTNHLDLDATIWLEQWLRQYPGTLLLISHDRDFLDNVVSHIVHQAQQTLTLYKGNYTAFEGLRAEKLSQQQAAFEKQQARVEQIEQFVRRFRAKATKAKQAQSRLKELERMEQIAPAHVDSPFSFRFDTSDKISSPLLTLAEADLGYPDRTILKGQSLSLIPGARIGLLGANGAGKSTLIKTLVGDLELLTGERHEGEHLRIGYFAQHQLEALDMDASPLLHLQRISPDATDQELRNFLGSFGFIGDDALDPVGRFSGGEKARVALALIAWQQPNLLLLDEPTNHLDLEVRLALSLALQAFEGALILVSHDRHLLRNTVDQFLLVADGQISEFDGDLEDYHQWLAQQRREEQKRSEPETTNDSAAERSLSATERKELKRVQAEQRARLRPLKQQVARLEQQLEQVTTQIGDLETQLGDADLYSENRKTELKTLLQQQADLKQRQVQIETDWLDQLEALEQLEQSLED is encoded by the coding sequence ATGATTCAGATACAGAACCTAAGCTTACATCGCGGTACCCAACAGTTGCTAGCACAGACCAGCCTGACGTTTCATGCCGGCTGGAAGGTGGGTATTGTCGGCGCCAATGGCGTGGGCAAGTCATCCCTGTTCAAGCTGCTGCTGGGCCAGCTGCAACCCGACGGCGGTGAGCTGCAACTGCCCTCACGGCTTCGTATTGCCCATATGGCACAGGAAGTGGATACGTCCGAGCGCAGTGCACTGGACTATGTAGTGGATGGAGACCACCGTCTGCGTGCCGTTGAGGCCGCACTGGCAGTCGCAGAAGCGGAGCATCAGGCTAACCGGATCGGCGAGCTGCATGCCGAGCTGGATGCGATGGATGGCTATCGCGCCGAAGCACGCGCGCATCAGCTATTGGCCGGGCTCGGGTTTGCCCCGGATGACGCAGGACGGCCAGTCAACAGCTTTTCCGGCGGCTGGCGTATCCGGTTGAATCTGGCCCAGGCCCTGATGTGCCCGTCCGATCTGTTGCTACTGGACGAGCCCACCAACCATCTGGATCTGGATGCCACCATCTGGCTGGAGCAGTGGCTGCGCCAGTACCCCGGCACCCTGCTGCTGATCTCCCATGACCGAGACTTCCTCGACAACGTGGTGAGCCATATCGTGCATCAGGCCCAGCAGACCCTGACACTCTATAAAGGCAACTACACCGCGTTCGAAGGCCTCCGTGCCGAAAAACTGTCACAGCAGCAGGCTGCGTTCGAAAAACAGCAGGCCCGCGTCGAACAGATCGAACAGTTTGTACGCCGTTTCCGGGCCAAGGCCACCAAGGCCAAACAGGCTCAGAGTCGGCTCAAAGAGCTGGAACGCATGGAGCAGATTGCGCCGGCCCATGTAGACTCTCCTTTTTCCTTCCGCTTCGATACCAGCGACAAGATCTCCTCTCCCCTGCTTACGTTGGCGGAAGCAGATCTGGGCTATCCGGATCGTACTATTCTCAAGGGTCAGTCTCTGAGTCTGATCCCCGGAGCCCGCATTGGTCTGCTCGGTGCCAATGGTGCAGGCAAATCCACCCTGATTAAGACCCTGGTGGGCGATCTGGAGTTGCTGACCGGCGAACGCCACGAAGGGGAGCATCTGCGTATTGGCTACTTCGCTCAGCACCAGCTGGAGGCGCTGGATATGGACGCCTCTCCCCTGCTGCACCTGCAGCGCATCAGCCCCGACGCCACTGACCAGGAACTGCGCAACTTTCTCGGCAGCTTTGGCTTTATTGGTGATGACGCACTGGATCCAGTGGGTCGTTTTTCCGGCGGTGAGAAGGCGCGTGTGGCGCTGGCCCTGATCGCCTGGCAGCAACCCAATTTGTTGTTGCTTGACGAACCGACCAACCATCTGGATCTGGAGGTTCGACTCGCTCTAAGCCTGGCACTGCAGGCGTTCGAAGGTGCGTTGATACTGGTGTCACATGATCGCCATCTGCTGCGCAACACAGTCGATCAGTTCCTGTTGGTCGCCGATGGCCAGATCAGCGAGTTCGATGGCGATTTGGAGGACTATCACCAATGGCTGGCCCAACAGCGCCGAGAAGAGCAGAAACGCAGCGAGCCTGAAACCACCAACGACAGTGCCGCCGAGCGCTCACTCAGTGCCACCGAGCGCAAGGAGCTCAAGCGAGTCCAGGCTGAGCAGCGTGCTCGCTTGCGGCCGCTGAAACAGCAGGTCGCTCGCCTGGAGCAACAACTTGAGCAGGTCACCACCCAGATCGGCGATCTCGAAACACAGCTGGGGGATGCCGACCTGTACAGTGAGAACCGCAAGACAGAGCTGAAAACACTGCTGCAGCAACAAGCCGATCTGAAGCAGCGGCAGGTACAGATTGAAACCGACTGGCTGGACCAGCTGGAGGCACTGGAGCAACTGGAACAGTCACTTGAGGATTGA
- the spoT gene encoding bifunctional GTP diphosphokinase/guanosine-3',5'-bis pyrophosphate 3'-pyrophosphohydrolase, translating to MPTIDALSHRLEEYLTQDQIARVRRAYFYAEQAHDGQRRKSGEPYVTHPLAVANVLAGMHMDHQSLMAAMLHDVIEDTEIEYAGIEGQFGTSVADIVDGVSKLTHLEFETKAEAQAENFQKMVLAMAEDIRVILVKLADRLHNMRTLGAMRPDKQRRIARETLDIYAPIAARLGMRDLQVELEDLAFQSYYPMRAKRIRRAVVHARGQRKDIIEQVRESIQARLDQEGLSGSVSGREKHLYSIYRKMKVQRKAFADIMDVFAFRIVTGSVDDCYRILGAVHNLYKPVPGCFKDYIAIPKANGYQSLHTVLFGARGMTIEVQIRTRDMDAVASQGIAEHSHYKVKGSTESALGSYNRARKWVQGLLEMQQSAGDSMEFIESVKKDLFPDEVYIFTPKGRILELPRGATPVDFAYAVHTDVGNSCVSCRINRRLAPLSEPLESGQTVEIITTPRAQPNMAWLNFVVTGKARTSIRHFLKNQQRNESIELGRRLLSQFLGNYGASLDDIDPDQLAQLLDEAEFKQLDDLLEDIGMGNRMAYVVARRLRPAEHVEQDPGLTEQGRPLAIRGAEGMVMQYARCCHPIPGDSIIGHISSGRGLVVHRTDCRNIGYLRDNPEKTIYLEWSAPQSNEEEFVVGLFLEVESQRGIIANLATAAASMGANLLKIDSGERDGQLFSVNMELTVYNRVHLARVIRKLRSLRSVNHINRQ from the coding sequence ATGCCGACCATTGATGCCCTTTCACATCGCCTCGAAGAGTATCTGACACAGGATCAGATTGCTCGGGTTCGTCGCGCCTATTTCTATGCCGAGCAGGCCCACGATGGTCAGCGCCGTAAAAGCGGCGAACCCTATGTGACTCATCCACTGGCCGTAGCCAATGTACTGGCCGGGATGCACATGGACCATCAAAGCTTGATGGCGGCCATGTTGCACGATGTAATCGAAGATACCGAGATCGAATATGCGGGCATTGAGGGGCAGTTCGGCACCTCTGTAGCGGATATTGTCGATGGCGTCTCCAAGCTGACCCATTTGGAGTTCGAGACCAAGGCGGAAGCCCAGGCCGAGAATTTCCAGAAAATGGTGTTGGCGATGGCGGAAGATATCCGCGTCATTCTGGTCAAGTTGGCAGATCGGCTGCACAACATGCGTACCCTCGGTGCCATGCGGCCTGACAAACAGCGTCGTATTGCCCGCGAAACCCTCGATATTTATGCACCCATTGCCGCGCGTCTGGGTATGCGAGACCTGCAGGTTGAACTGGAGGATCTGGCATTCCAGTCCTATTACCCGATGCGAGCCAAGCGCATTCGGCGAGCGGTGGTGCATGCGCGCGGACAGCGTAAGGACATCATTGAACAGGTGCGAGAATCGATCCAGGCCCGGCTGGATCAGGAAGGGCTCAGCGGAAGTGTATCCGGTCGCGAGAAACACCTCTACAGCATCTATCGCAAAATGAAGGTACAGCGTAAGGCGTTCGCCGACATTATGGATGTGTTTGCCTTTCGGATTGTGACCGGCAGCGTTGATGACTGTTACCGTATTCTGGGGGCCGTGCACAACCTGTACAAGCCGGTACCGGGTTGCTTCAAGGATTATATTGCCATTCCCAAGGCCAATGGTTACCAGTCGTTGCACACGGTGCTGTTTGGCGCCCGGGGCATGACCATCGAGGTACAGATCCGTACCCGTGACATGGATGCGGTCGCCAGCCAGGGGATTGCCGAACACAGTCATTACAAGGTCAAGGGTAGTACTGAAAGCGCACTGGGTTCTTACAACCGTGCTCGTAAATGGGTACAGGGGCTGCTGGAGATGCAGCAAAGTGCCGGTGACTCGATGGAATTTATCGAGAGCGTGAAAAAAGACCTGTTCCCGGACGAGGTCTACATCTTCACCCCCAAAGGGCGGATTTTGGAGTTGCCGCGTGGTGCAACACCGGTCGACTTTGCCTACGCCGTGCATACGGACGTGGGTAACTCCTGTGTTTCCTGCCGTATCAACCGTCGCCTGGCGCCACTGTCGGAACCTCTGGAAAGCGGTCAAACGGTCGAAATCATCACTACGCCGCGGGCCCAGCCGAACATGGCATGGCTCAATTTTGTGGTGACCGGCAAGGCACGCACCAGCATCCGACACTTTCTGAAGAATCAACAACGCAATGAATCGATCGAATTGGGGCGTCGACTGTTGAGCCAGTTTTTGGGCAACTACGGTGCAAGCCTTGATGACATTGACCCTGATCAGTTGGCGCAGCTGCTGGACGAGGCTGAGTTCAAGCAGCTGGATGACCTGCTGGAAGATATCGGCATGGGCAACCGCATGGCGTATGTGGTAGCGCGCCGTCTGCGCCCTGCCGAGCATGTTGAGCAGGACCCTGGGTTGACTGAACAGGGCCGGCCTCTGGCTATTCGGGGTGCTGAGGGGATGGTCATGCAGTATGCCCGCTGCTGCCACCCCATTCCCGGAGACAGCATCATCGGGCATATCAGCAGTGGTCGTGGGCTTGTGGTACATCGTACCGACTGTCGCAACATAGGTTACCTGCGTGATAACCCCGAAAAAACCATCTATCTGGAGTGGTCAGCACCACAAAGCAACGAAGAAGAATTTGTGGTCGGGCTTTTCCTTGAGGTTGAATCCCAGCGCGGCATCATTGCCAACCTGGCGACGGCCGCTGCCAGTATGGGTGCCAACCTGCTTAAAATCGACAGTGGCGAGCGTGATGGTCAGCTGTTCAGCGTGAACATGGAGCTGACGGTTTACAACCGTGTGCATCTGGCACGGGTGATTCGCAAGCTGCGCAGCCTGCGTTCAGTCAATCACATTAACCGCCAGTAA
- the gmk gene encoding guanylate kinase: MTQLAGTLYILSAPSGAGKTTLVKALLEQDPQLVVSVSHTTRARRPGEVGGQDYNFVSMDAFNELIEQGQFLEYAEVFGNKYGTSQQWVREQLAAGQDVILEIDWQGAEQVRRLMPEAVTVFILPPSRAALRERLTNRGQDSDAIIAGRMSAAVSEMSHYPEYDYLVINDRFEVALDQLASLFKARRLRQEVQQQLQAELLSELLSER; encoded by the coding sequence ATGACTCAGCTCGCAGGCACACTGTACATTCTTTCGGCTCCCTCTGGCGCTGGCAAGACCACACTAGTCAAGGCTCTGCTGGAGCAGGACCCCCAACTGGTGGTATCGGTATCCCATACCACCCGGGCAAGGCGTCCTGGTGAAGTGGGTGGCCAGGATTACAATTTTGTCAGCATGGATGCATTCAACGAGCTGATCGAGCAGGGCCAGTTTCTTGAGTATGCCGAAGTGTTCGGCAACAAATACGGCACCTCCCAGCAGTGGGTGCGTGAGCAGCTGGCTGCAGGGCAGGATGTAATCCTTGAAATTGACTGGCAGGGTGCCGAGCAGGTCAGGCGTTTGATGCCCGAAGCGGTAACGGTTTTCATTCTGCCTCCCAGCCGAGCCGCTCTGCGTGAGCGACTGACCAACCGGGGTCAGGACAGTGATGCCATCATCGCCGGACGGATGTCTGCTGCAGTAAGCGAAATGAGCCACTACCCGGAGTATGACTATCTGGTGATTAACGACCGGTTCGAAGTTGCACTCGATCAGCTTGCCAGTCTTTTCAAGGCACGGCGGTTGCGGCAGGAGGTGCAACAGCAGTTGCAGGCTGAACTGCTGAGTGAGCTCTTGTCTGAACGCTGA
- a CDS encoding asparaginase domain-containing protein, with protein MQIKILTIGGTIDKVYYDALSDYRIGEPAATELLAQAGVSCQYSIESLLRKDSLEMDAHDRALIRDHIEADTCRHIVITHGTDTMVDTARALQALNDRTIVLTGAMQPARFRDSDAAFNLGGAMALAQTLPAGVYIFMNGRVFNPEHTIKNRAAGQFQVST; from the coding sequence ATGCAGATCAAGATTCTGACAATCGGGGGCACAATCGACAAGGTCTACTACGATGCACTGAGTGACTATCGTATCGGTGAGCCGGCGGCGACAGAACTGCTGGCACAGGCCGGTGTGAGTTGCCAATACAGCATCGAAAGCCTGCTGCGCAAGGACAGCCTTGAAATGGATGCACATGACCGGGCGCTGATTCGTGACCATATTGAAGCCGATACCTGCCGACATATCGTCATTACACACGGTACCGACACCATGGTTGATACAGCCCGTGCCCTGCAGGCGCTGAATGACCGCACCATCGTCCTCACCGGCGCCATGCAACCGGCCCGATTTCGCGACAGTGATGCGGCCTTCAATCTGGGAGGAGCCATGGCCTTGGCCCAAACGCTGCCTGCGGGGGTCTACATCTTTATGAACGGACGTGTTTTCAACCCTGAGCACACCATCAAGAATCGTGCAGCCGGACAATTTCAGGTGTCTACATGA
- a CDS encoding TRAP transporter small permease, which yields MSADTDISSKPVSALPGPLGYLDRWLGRAEAFILGAGVLLMALNTVANVVGRFVFQHSFFFTEEVNRILIVMITFAGIGYAARHGRHIRMSALFDVLPAGGRRWLMMLIALVTSLVMFALAFFSIRYIGSVASSGRVLSSLQVPVWWIFLWVPVGLSVTGVQYLLTALKNLVSSDAVYLSTEVRDGYDRN from the coding sequence ATGTCCGCTGACACTGATATATCGAGTAAGCCTGTTTCAGCTCTGCCCGGACCTCTCGGGTATCTGGATCGCTGGCTTGGGCGTGCCGAGGCATTCATTCTGGGTGCCGGAGTGTTGCTGATGGCACTGAATACCGTCGCGAATGTGGTTGGACGGTTTGTATTTCAGCACAGCTTCTTCTTTACCGAAGAAGTGAATCGCATTCTGATCGTCATGATCACCTTTGCGGGGATTGGCTATGCCGCACGCCATGGGCGTCACATTCGCATGTCGGCCCTGTTTGATGTGCTGCCAGCGGGCGGCAGACGTTGGCTGATGATGCTGATTGCGCTGGTGACGTCGCTTGTAATGTTCGCACTGGCTTTCTTTTCCATTCGTTACATCGGTTCGGTAGCCAGTTCCGGACGGGTGCTTTCATCTTTGCAGGTACCGGTATGGTGGATTTTTCTGTGGGTGCCAGTCGGACTGAGCGTGACCGGGGTTCAGTATCTGCTGACGGCACTTAAAAATTTGGTTTCTTCTGACGCGGTGTATCTATCGACAGAAGTGAGAGATGGATATGACCGCAACTGA